A region of the Gemmobacter fulvus genome:
ATGCCATGCGGGGCCGCCAGATCGGCCACCAGCCCCGCCTCGCCGCCCGAACAGGACAGCGAACACAGCCTCGGCCCGATCTGCGGGCCATGGGTGTGGAAAATCTTCAGCACTTCCACCAGCTCGGCCAACGTATTGACCTCGGCCACCCCGGCCTGCCGCAGAAAGGCCGATGAGGCCGCCCCGCCCCCCGCCAGCGAGGCGGTATGTGAGGCCGCCGTGGCCTGTGACAGCGCTGTCTTGCCGGATTTGATGCAGACCACGCCTTTGCCCGCCGCCCGCGCCGCTTCGGCAAGCGCTGCAAAGCCCGGCGCATCGTCGATCCCCTCGACATACATGCCAATGGCCGTCACCCGCGGATCCGCCAGCAGCGCCCCGGCAAGCTCGGCCAGACCAACCTGCGCCGCATTGCCCAGACAGGCGACATAGGCCACCGGCAAGGCCCGCGCCTGCATCGTCAGGTTCAGGATGATGTTGGAGCTTTGCGACAGCAGCGCCACGCCCCGCGCCACCCGCTGCCCGCCATGCTGATCGGGCCAGAGCAGCGCGCCGTCCAGATAATTGATCACGCCATAACAATTCGGCCCGAGGATCGGCATCTCCCCCGCTGCCGCCACCAGATCGGCCTGCAACCCTGCCTCGCCCGCCTCGGTCCAGCCCGACGCGAAACAGATGCCGCCACCCGCGCCCATCGCCGCCAGATCGCGCACCACATCGACAGTGGCATGACGGTTCACCCCGATGAAAGTGGCATCCGGCACGCCCGGCAGATCGGCCAGCGACGCATAGGCCCTGAGCCCGCCCACCTGATCGCGCTTCGGATGCACCGGCCAGATCGGCCCGTCAAAGCCCATCTTCTGGCATTGCAGGATCACGTTTTCGGCCCAGCCGGATCCCAGAACCGCAATCGACTGCGGCCGCAGCAGACGCCCCAGATCTTTCATGCCCGGCCTCCCGCGCAGATGCGGCAGGGCTGGGGGGGACGGTTCAGGGGCAACGGGGTCAGGAAGCTGTTGTGCATCATCGGCTTTCGCGCTGATAAAAATACTCTCCCGCCGAAAGGGGTTTCAGGCGGGATCGGTGCTGCGGTCGATATGGCCCAGGTCACGCTCGGGCCAGACGTGATCGCGCACCATCTGTTTAAGCTGTTTCACATCTGGAAAGCCGCCCTGCGCCTTGCGGTCCCAGATAAGCGCGCCATCCAGCGTGATCTGGAAAATGCCACCCGTGCCGGGGATCAGCGTCACCGAGGCCAGATCCTGACCAAAGGTCGACAACAGCTCCTGTGCCATCCAGGCGCTGCGCAACAACCAGTTGCATTGGGTGCAATAGGTCAGCGTGATCACGGGGCGGCGGGGGTCTGTCATGGTCGGCTCCGGCTGTTCGGGGGGGATGCGGCTGCCGGATCAGCCACCGACCGCGCGCAAAAGCTCGCGGCTGATGATATGGCGCTGGATCTCGGATGTCCCCTCCCAGATCCGCTCCACCCGCGCATCGCGCCAGATCCGTTCCAGCGGCAGATCGTCCATCAGGCCCATGCCGCCGTGAATCTGGATCGCCTCATCCGCGACCATGGCCAGCATTTCGCTGGCCTTCAGCTTGGCCATGCTCATGTCGGCCTCGGTCACGCTGCC
Encoded here:
- a CDS encoding SelT/SelW/SelH family protein; translation: MTDPRRPVITLTYCTQCNWLLRSAWMAQELLSTFGQDLASVTLIPGTGGIFQITLDGALIWDRKAQGGFPDVKQLKQMVRDHVWPERDLGHIDRSTDPA